A single region of the Brachypodium distachyon strain Bd21 chromosome 3, Brachypodium_distachyon_v3.0, whole genome shotgun sequence genome encodes:
- the LOC100837280 gene encoding serine/threonine-protein kinase RIO1 isoform X2 — MGFASPSQAHQTMAAAATALNEGEYFRTFALQQGEADGRFADAEEKLVAAAPGEEPAEADAEEEDEDWWDSDSDSDVGDALDWMDAAEATDGSSRVSGTYSAAGGAAAARRPNAHGGLQSRPLQPLSNKTQKLNSHFRAGPLEEWEGRMNVGMSNNVTTEIRDSIRDATIGKTRNTGKADRATVEQAIDPRTRMVLFKMLNRGVFDNINGCISTGKEANVYHATKKDGQELAIKVYKTSVLVFKDRDRYVQGDYRFRHGYCKHNPRKMVKTWAEKEMRNLLRVRAAGIRCPLPLLLRLHVLVMEFIGKDGRNAPRLKDAVLSDDKLRETYFEGHLYIIDVSQSVDLDHPSALEFLNEDCLHVNDFFKKRGVAVMTVTDLFNFVVDQNIADEDVDDYLEKVQQKILENEDTDASDDEIVPTVLVQTLDHVKQCEADIVNMAMTQNPSFSYEPTADKLFDQPLSRFVRTKNEPTGQQQEQSTQNTPEEPLDLQTKCSLENKTEDGSDDSESCTSSDEDGSWKESTKLGPEEKKAARKENKKKVKEEKRETRKTKIPKADKKKRKKMAKAKCKR, encoded by the exons ATGGGTTTTGCTTCTCCCTCACAAGCGCACCaaaccatggccgccgccgccacagcgTTGAACGAAGGCGAATACTTCCGAACCTTCGCCCTGCAGCAAGGAGAGGCGGACGGGCGCTTCGCCGACGCGGAGGAGAAATTGGTGGCAGCGGCACCGGGCGAGGAGCCCGCGGAGGCGGACGCagaagaggaggatgaggactGGTGGGACTCCGACTCCGACTCCGACGTGGGCGATGCGCTGGACTGGATGGACGCAGCGGAGGCCACGGACGGCTCGAGTCGGGTCTCCGGGACCTACTCGgccgccgggggcgcggcTGCCGCGCGGAGGCCGAACGCGCACGGCGGCTTGCAATCCCGCCCCCTCCAGCCGCTCTCCAACAAAACGCAGAAGCTCAACTCGCACTTCAGAGCCGGACCGTTGGAG GAGTGGGAAGGTAGAATGAACGTCGGGATGTCAAATAATGTGACGACTGAAATCAGGGACAGCATAAGAGATGCCACAATTGGGAAAACAAGGAACACCGGGAAGGCTGATCGTGCTACAGTTGAACAG gcaATTGACCCAAGAACACGCATGGTTTTGTTCAAGATGTTAAACCGTGGTGTGTTTGATAATATAAATGGTTGTATTTCTACCGGAAAAGAG GCAAATGTATATCATGCAACAAAGAAAGATGGCCAGGAGTTAGCAATCAAAGTCTATAAAACTTCTGTCCTTGTGTTTAA GGATAGAGACCGATATGTTCAAGGAGATTATCGCTTTAGACATGGTTACTGCAAGCATAATCCCCGGAAGATGGTAAAGACCTGGGCTGAAAAGGAAATGCGGAATCTTTTACG AGTTAGAGCAGCTGGAATCCGATGCCCGTTGCCGTTGCTGTTGAGGCTTCATGTTTTGGTGATGGAATTTATAG GAAAAGATGGCCGGAACGCTCCTCGTCTTAAGGATGCTGTTTTATCAGATGACAAGTTGCGTGAAACTTACTTTGAG GGGCACTTGTACATTATTGATGTTTCACAGTCTGTGGACCTGGATCATCCTTCAGCGTTGGAATTCCTGAATGAAGATTGTTTGCATGTTAAT GACTTCTTTAAAAAACGAGGTGTTGCTGTCATGACAGTAACAGATCtatttaattttgttgttgatcAAAATATTGCTGATGAAGATGTTGATGATTACCTGGAGAAG GTTCAGCAAAAGATTTTAGAGAATGAAGATACAGATGCAAGTGATGATGAAATTGTTCCGACAGTCTTGGTGCAG ACATTGGATCATGTGAAGCAATGCGAGGCAGATATTGTCAACATGGCAATGACACAAAATCCATCCTTTTCTTATGAACCAACAGCAGATAAGCTTTTTGACCAGCCACTATCACGATTTGTCCGAACCAAAAATGAGCCTACTGGACAACAGCAAGAACAATCGACACAAAATACACCTGAAGAACCCTTGGATCTGCAAACTAAGTGCTCGTTGGAGAACAAGACAGAAGATGGATCAGATGACAGTGAATCTTGCACTAGTTCCGATGAAGACGGTTCATGGAAAGAGTCCACAAAGTTAGGACCTGAGGAAAAGAAGGCTGCTCgaaaggaaaacaagaagaaagtgaaggaagaaaagaggGAAACTCGCAAGACGAAGATCCCGAAGGCTGataagaagaagaggaagaaaatgGCAAAAGCTAAGTGCAAGCGGTAG
- the LOC100837280 gene encoding serine/threonine-protein kinase RIO1 isoform X1, with protein MGFASPSQAHQTMAAAATALNEGEYFRTFALQQGEADGRFADAEEKLVAAAPGEEPAEADAEEEDEDWWDSDSDSDVGDALDWMDAAEATDGSSRVSGTYSAAGGAAAARRPNAHGGLQSRPLQPLSNKTQKLNSHFRAGPLEEWEGRMNVGMSNNVTTEIRDSIRDATIGKTRNTGKADRATVEQAIDPRTRMVLFKMLNRGVFDNINGCISTGKEANVYHATKKDGQELAIKVYKTSVLVFKDRDRYVQGDYRFRHGYCKHNPRKMVKTWAEKEMRNLLRVRAAGIRCPLPLLLRLHVLVMEFIGKDGRNAPRLKDAVLSDDKLRETYFEIVTTMRTLYQKCKLVHGDLSEYNILYFEGHLYIIDVSQSVDLDHPSALEFLNEDCLHVNDFFKKRGVAVMTVTDLFNFVVDQNIADEDVDDYLEKVQQKILENEDTDASDDEIVPTVLVQTLDHVKQCEADIVNMAMTQNPSFSYEPTADKLFDQPLSRFVRTKNEPTGQQQEQSTQNTPEEPLDLQTKCSLENKTEDGSDDSESCTSSDEDGSWKESTKLGPEEKKAARKENKKKVKEEKRETRKTKIPKADKKKRKKMAKAKCKR; from the exons ATGGGTTTTGCTTCTCCCTCACAAGCGCACCaaaccatggccgccgccgccacagcgTTGAACGAAGGCGAATACTTCCGAACCTTCGCCCTGCAGCAAGGAGAGGCGGACGGGCGCTTCGCCGACGCGGAGGAGAAATTGGTGGCAGCGGCACCGGGCGAGGAGCCCGCGGAGGCGGACGCagaagaggaggatgaggactGGTGGGACTCCGACTCCGACTCCGACGTGGGCGATGCGCTGGACTGGATGGACGCAGCGGAGGCCACGGACGGCTCGAGTCGGGTCTCCGGGACCTACTCGgccgccgggggcgcggcTGCCGCGCGGAGGCCGAACGCGCACGGCGGCTTGCAATCCCGCCCCCTCCAGCCGCTCTCCAACAAAACGCAGAAGCTCAACTCGCACTTCAGAGCCGGACCGTTGGAG GAGTGGGAAGGTAGAATGAACGTCGGGATGTCAAATAATGTGACGACTGAAATCAGGGACAGCATAAGAGATGCCACAATTGGGAAAACAAGGAACACCGGGAAGGCTGATCGTGCTACAGTTGAACAG gcaATTGACCCAAGAACACGCATGGTTTTGTTCAAGATGTTAAACCGTGGTGTGTTTGATAATATAAATGGTTGTATTTCTACCGGAAAAGAG GCAAATGTATATCATGCAACAAAGAAAGATGGCCAGGAGTTAGCAATCAAAGTCTATAAAACTTCTGTCCTTGTGTTTAA GGATAGAGACCGATATGTTCAAGGAGATTATCGCTTTAGACATGGTTACTGCAAGCATAATCCCCGGAAGATGGTAAAGACCTGGGCTGAAAAGGAAATGCGGAATCTTTTACG AGTTAGAGCAGCTGGAATCCGATGCCCGTTGCCGTTGCTGTTGAGGCTTCATGTTTTGGTGATGGAATTTATAG GAAAAGATGGCCGGAACGCTCCTCGTCTTAAGGATGCTGTTTTATCAGATGACAAGTTGCGTGAAACTTACTTTGAG ATAGTTACGACGATGCGGACACTCTACCAAAAGTGCAAGCTTGTCCATGGTGATTTGAGTGAATATAACATTCTTTATTTTGAG GGGCACTTGTACATTATTGATGTTTCACAGTCTGTGGACCTGGATCATCCTTCAGCGTTGGAATTCCTGAATGAAGATTGTTTGCATGTTAAT GACTTCTTTAAAAAACGAGGTGTTGCTGTCATGACAGTAACAGATCtatttaattttgttgttgatcAAAATATTGCTGATGAAGATGTTGATGATTACCTGGAGAAG GTTCAGCAAAAGATTTTAGAGAATGAAGATACAGATGCAAGTGATGATGAAATTGTTCCGACAGTCTTGGTGCAG ACATTGGATCATGTGAAGCAATGCGAGGCAGATATTGTCAACATGGCAATGACACAAAATCCATCCTTTTCTTATGAACCAACAGCAGATAAGCTTTTTGACCAGCCACTATCACGATTTGTCCGAACCAAAAATGAGCCTACTGGACAACAGCAAGAACAATCGACACAAAATACACCTGAAGAACCCTTGGATCTGCAAACTAAGTGCTCGTTGGAGAACAAGACAGAAGATGGATCAGATGACAGTGAATCTTGCACTAGTTCCGATGAAGACGGTTCATGGAAAGAGTCCACAAAGTTAGGACCTGAGGAAAAGAAGGCTGCTCgaaaggaaaacaagaagaaagtgaaggaagaaaagaggGAAACTCGCAAGACGAAGATCCCGAAGGCTGataagaagaagaggaagaaaatgGCAAAAGCTAAGTGCAAGCGGTAG
- the LOC100837895 gene encoding uncharacterized protein LOC100837895, whose amino-acid sequence MATLKFSRLLKQHHATRNKYESKPIQQVYSNTIYPPEKQTQKKNYGGKKRGKLIRDNAGKHTAAAPIPAPRAQAAPAMAPAAARPTTTDLFSRLSFRRAVSPSHFRLPSTPAPAPRLQAATATIVALHKRNPKRLKYDSQRQFTRGDGGMLRVKVEPSGEDFWKLDPIVDLINRGAVGVIPTDTVYSIVCDLSNNDSIERLRRIKGIVNSKPLSILCRSLRDIDTYTTGFPLGTNQGQANIFRAVKRVLPGPYTFILPATKELPKQCIKHGSSTRYAKRRQVGVRIPDDSICQAILQNLEEPLICTSVKYLSEDEWILDPVTIADIYEPQGLDFIVDGGVRIADPSTVVDMAGSYPTIIRQGKGPKLDWMVAEDQDAQSTYSYKAA is encoded by the exons ATGGCTACA TTAAAGTTTAGCCGGCTACTAAAACAACATCATGCAACTAGAAATAAATATGAGAGTAAACCTATACAACAAGTTTACTCCAACACCATCTACCCCCCTGAAAAACaaactcagaaaaaaaattatggcgGAAAGAAAAGAGGGAAATTAATCCGGGATAACGCGGGGAAGCATACAGCCGCCGCCCCGATTCCGGCGCCAAGAGCTCAGGCCGCCCCGGCAatggcccccgccgccgcccgccccacCACCACCGACCTCTTCTCGCGCCTCTCCTTCCGCCGCGCCGTATCCCCCTCTCACTTCCGGCTCCCCTCAACACCGGCCCCTGCGCCCCGCCTCCAGGCCGCTACCGCCACCATCGTCGCCCTTCACAAGCGCAACCCCAAGCGCCTCAAGTACGACTCCCAGCGCCAGTTCACG AGAGGGGATGGCGGGATGCTGCGGGTGAAGGTGGAGCCCTCCGGCGAGGACTTCTGGAAGCTGGACCCTATCGTCGACCTCATCAACCGCGGCGCCGTCGGCGTTATCCCTACCGACACCGT CTACTCAATTGTCTGTGATCTGAGTAACAATGACTCTATCGAGCGCCTTCGGAG AATCAAAGGGATTGTAAATTCAAAG CCTCTCAGCATCCTGTGTCGCTCGTTGCGAGACATTGATACCTACACGACAGGATTTCCTCTAGGAACCAACCAAGGGCAAGCTAACATTTTCCGTGCTGTCAAGCGTGTGTTACCAGGGCCT TACACCTTTATTTTACCTGCAACCAAGGAATTGCCAAAGCAATGTATCAAGCATGGGTCATCTACTAGGTATGCGAAAAGGAGGCAGGTTGGTGTTCGAATCCCAGATGATTCCATATGTCAAGCAATACTGCAAAATCTGGAAGAACCATTGATCTGCACAAG TGTTAAATATCTGTCAGAGGATGAATGGATACTTGATCCAGTAACCATTGCTGATATTTATGAGCCACAG GGCCTCGATTTCATTGTTGATGGTGGAGTCAGAATTGCTGACCCATCTACTGTTGTCGACATGGCTGGAAGCTATCCTACCATTATCCGTCAGGGAAAG GG